A portion of the Hoplias malabaricus isolate fHopMal1 chromosome 1, fHopMal1.hap1, whole genome shotgun sequence genome contains these proteins:
- the ppm1na gene encoding protein phosphatase, Mg2+/Mn2+ dependent, 1Na (putative) — MRTARRRSSAMEVPSFLWQLVRETEKMVTFFFKGSQRNKEDSDSEDDNDDVEEIISPYLKRPILQKEMAEGESKWGISYAMASMQGWRAQMEDTHSCMPEISEGLPDWGYFAVFDGHAGNTVAGYCSTHLLDHILATGAVTPKEDVEKVKGGIRDGFLGIDRHMHSLSKSEGWDRSGSTATAVIISPHNIYFINCGDSRTFLCRDGQVVFYTEDHKPCNPREKERIQNAGGSVTLQRVNGSLAVSRALGDFAFKEVEWRTQTEQLVSPEPEVYELQRSSQDEFLVVACDGVWDAISNEELCAFIRNRLQVCDDLREVCTQVIDLCLYKGSLDNMSIIIICFNSAPQVSPEALQREAELEHLLDLKVDEIIKVIRSKDEEPDLLYVMKFLATEDIPGLPPGGGIPSKRDCIIAAYQKYAAAFRAAEPMDIGGSEDSN, encoded by the exons ATGAGGACTGCTAGGAGAAGAAGCAGCGCCATGGAGGTACCCTCCTTTCTCTGGCAGTTGGTGAGGGAGACTGAGAAGATGGTCACTTTTTTCTTCAAAGGAAGTCAGAGGAACAAAGAAGACTCCGACTCTGAAGATGATAACGATGATGTGGAGGAGATCATCAGTCCGTACCTGAAGAGACCCATACTGCAGAAAGAAATGGCCGAAGGGGAGTCCAAGTGGGGCATCAGCTATGCCATGGCCAGCATGCAGGGTTGGAGAGCCCAGATGGAGGACACTCACTCATGCATGCCTGAGATCTCTGAGGGGCTGCCAGACTGGGGTTACTTCGCTGTGTTTGATGGACATGCAGGAAACACTGTGGCTGGGTACTGCTCCACGCATCTGCTGGATCATATCCTCGCTACAG GTGCTGTAACTCCTAAAGAGGACGTGGAAAAAGTGAAGGGGGGCATCCGGGACGGTTTCCTGGGCATTGACCGGCACATGCACAGCCTGTCGAAAAGTGAAGGCTGGGACCGTAGTGGCTCCACTGCAACCGCAGTCATTATCTCCCCACACAACATCTACTTCATCAACTGTGGAGACTCCCGGACCTTCTTGTGCCGTGACGGCCAGGTGGTGTTCTACACTGAGGATCACAAGCCCTGCAACCCCCGGGAGAAAGAGCGCATCCAGAACGCAGGAGGGTCAGTCACTTTGCAGCGGGTCAACGGCTCCTTGGCAGTTTCTCGTGCCCTTGGAGACTTTGCCTTTAAGGAGGTGGAGTGGAGGACCCAGACAGAGCAGCTAGTGTCCCCCGAGCCAGAGGTGTACGAGCTGCAGCGCTCATCCCAGGATGAATTCCTGGTAGTGGCCTGTGATGGGGTCTGGGACGCCATCAGTAATGAAGAGCTATGCGCCTTCATCAGGAACCGTCTGCAAGTGTGTGACGACCTGAGGGAAGTCTGCACCCAGGTCATCGACCTCTGCCTCTATAAG GGAAGCCTGGACAACATGAGCATCATCATCATTTGCTTCAATAGCGCTCCCCAGGTGTCACCAGAGGCACTGCAGAGAGAGGCTGAGCTTGAGCACCTACTAGATCTCAAAGTAGACG AGATAATTAAGGTGATCAGGTCTAAAGACGAGGAGCCTGATCTGCTGTATGTGATGAAGTTCCTGGCAACCGAGGACATCCCTGGACTTCCACCAGGGGGCGGTATCCCCAGCAA AAGAGACTGCATAATTGCTGCCTACCAGAAATATGCAGCTGCATTCAGAGCTGCTGAGCCAATG GATATTGGTGGCTCAGAGGATTCCAACTAG